The following are encoded in a window of Clarias gariepinus isolate MV-2021 ecotype Netherlands chromosome 8, CGAR_prim_01v2, whole genome shotgun sequence genomic DNA:
- the LOC128529389 gene encoding LOW QUALITY PROTEIN: leucine-rich repeat-containing protein 27-like (The sequence of the model RefSeq protein was modified relative to this genomic sequence to represent the inferred CDS: deleted 2 bases in 1 codon) produces the protein MTALEEGGDLRDLHLSLDCGETALKSHSRGSACRGDESSEHQMNHDSSDMLYLSRQELKVIPDYVCKYTSLKNLYLEGNELSILPDNLLSSLPHLLWLDLRNNQLTCLPANIGQHRCLKTLLLEGNPIIELPVELGNLITLRALSLRNCPISFPPQEVLQQGLAHILQFLRRTDLARRPLSMRCAHADMPAVERLALSEILQSSLDLSEVDDNEIERFKELRQRMIQLDRADLGPTKPVISPQHYLGAAEGDRFHSTQPPSMKRTQDSTRGLLPELPPSDLPNWKRAEEKRLAAMRRELKEKQAVLEQKRKNAELLQGWRNQAKIMQDRKMLEHKLDRNNIHQKQTNAADSSNNPNDTSEALNNNSHSKAQNTQQPSIRMRKETEETRAARDRELEQRIRFHVQMMQERRRRPRGSPAEEAEAAAQEMEEVKQLQAELAERRRVKHLEYRLSAFTGERGYDI, from the exons atgaCCGctctggaggag ggaggagacctGCGTGATCTCCACTTGAGTCTGGACTGCGGTGAGACTGCACTGAAATCTCACAGCCGAGGCTCTGCGTGTCGGGGTGACGAGTCTTCAGAGCATCAAATGAATCATGACTCATCCGACATGCTTTATCTAAGCAGACAGGAGCTGAAGGTCATACCAGACTATGTGTGCAAGTACACATCACTCAAG AATTTGTATCTTGAAGGAAACGAGTTATCCATTCTCCCAGACAATCTGCTCAGCAGTTTGCCACATTTGCTTTGGCTGGACCTGAGAAATAACCAGCTCACCTGTCTTCCTGCTAATATCGGTCAGCACAG GTGCTTGAAAACATTGCTGCTGGAGGGGAACCCTATTATAGAACTTCCGGTCGAGTTAG GTAATTTGATCACACTACGAGCTTTGAGCTTGAGGAACTGTCCCATCTCGTTTCCACCGCAGGAAGTGCTGCAGCAGGGTCTCGCACACATCCTGCAGTTCCTGCGTCGCACAGACTTGGCTCGACGGCCCCTCAGCATGCGCTGTGCACACGCAG ACATGCCTGCTGTGGAGAGGTTGGCGCTGTCTGAGATTCTCCAGTCTAGCCTGGATCTGTCTGAAGTGGATGACAATGAGATTGAGCGATTCAAGGAGCTTAGGCAGCGAATGATCCAGTTGGACAGGGCTGATCTTGGGCCCACCAAGCCGGTCATTTCGCCGCAACACTACCTAGGAGCAGCAGAGGGCGACAGATTTCACAGTACTCAACCCCCATCCATGAAGAG GACCCAAGACTCAACAAGAGGATTGTTGCCAGAGCTGCCTCCATCTGATTTACCGAACTggaagagagcagaagagaaaagATTGGCTGCCATGAGGAGGGagttaaaggaaaaacaagcCGTACTCGAACAAAAAAGGaa AAATGCAGAGCTGTTGCAGGGGTGGAGAAACCAGGCCAAGATCATGCAGGACAGGAAAATGCTGGAACACAAACTGGACAGGAATAATATACATCAAAAACAAACG AATGCTGCTGACTCCTCCAATAACCCAAACGACACCAGCGAGGCTCTGAACAACAACTCACACAGTAAAGCCCAGAACACTCAACAGCCATCGATTAGAATGCGCAAGGAAACAGAGGAGACCAG gGCTGCAAGGGACAGAGAGCTTGAGCAGCGCATCAGATTTCATGTTCAGATGATGCAGGAAAGACGCAGAAGACCCAGAGGCTCACCTGCAGAGGAGGCAGAGGCAGCTGCTCAGGAGATGGAGGAG GTAAAACAGCTGCAGGCGGAGCTTGCCGAAAGGAGACGAGTAAAACATCTGGAGTACCGTTTGAGCGCCTTCACTGGAGAAAGGGGTTATGATATATAA